One region of Limnospira fusiformis SAG 85.79 genomic DNA includes:
- a CDS encoding HNH endonuclease: protein MLRAWTVSRCGKANRKELSNYCRPETVKLSDGRERHETWLFCTKDGHRLWKHSYTPIVRHTLIRPEATLYDGNWTYWATRKSQAIDTPNRVAKLLKKQKCLCAWCGQYFTPSDLVEVDHIVPRSHGGKDEYKNLQLLHRHTRDDKTALDNVNAAFLTMEQSARASHQEVFRVYANYLDVEAPLEPYEVKVSSTVLNGRGRW, encoded by the coding sequence ATGTTACGGGCATGGACAGTCTCAAGATGCGGAAAGGCAAATCGTAAAGAACTGAGTAACTATTGTAGACCGGAAACGGTTAAACTCAGCGATGGTAGAGAAAGGCATGAAACTTGGTTATTCTGTACCAAGGATGGACATAGACTATGGAAGCATAGCTACACTCCGATTGTCAGACATACCCTGATACGCCCTGAAGCAACACTTTATGACGGAAACTGGACTTACTGGGCAACCAGAAAAAGTCAAGCAATTGATACGCCAAACAGGGTAGCAAAACTACTCAAAAAGCAAAAATGCCTATGCGCCTGGTGTGGGCAATACTTTACCCCATCAGATTTAGTTGAAGTAGACCACATTGTACCTCGAAGCCACGGCGGAAAGGATGAATACAAGAATCTTCAACTATTGCACCGCCACACCCGCGATGATAAGACGGCACTTGACAACGTCAACGCTGCATTCTTAACAATGGAGCAGTCTGCGCGTGCGTCACATCAGGAAGTTTTTCGTGTCTATGCCAATTATCTGGATGTGGAAGCACCACTAGAGCCGTATGAGGTGAAAGTCTCAAGTACGGTTTTGAATGGGAGGGGGAGATGGTAA
- a CDS encoding DUF4359 domain-containing protein produces the protein MMKVNRMESSHAGGHISKMAIFLAILAGTMALTNPSRQDYLEYASVKLSQEAKNNLCNEAEVPAILRGFSNIIVDTCNTLVTSQRGTIRAFIDNSTHRKNAMIFSIYTSELLNNRYRTLALFGNFITFSAEKLPENSVE, from the coding sequence ATGATGAAAGTTAATCGGATGGAATCAAGCCATGCTGGTGGGCATATCAGTAAAATGGCTATCTTTCTGGCCATTTTGGCGGGAACAATGGCTTTAACTAACCCCAGTCGCCAAGACTATCTCGAATATGCCTCGGTGAAGTTATCCCAAGAAGCGAAAAACAACCTATGTAATGAGGCGGAAGTTCCGGCTATTCTCCGAGGTTTTTCTAATATTATTGTAGACACCTGCAATACTTTGGTAACTTCTCAACGTGGTACAATTAGGGCTTTTATTGACAATTCTACTCACCGAAAAAATGCGATGATTTTTAGCATTTATACCTCGGAATTGTTGAATAATCGCTATAGAACTCTGGCTCTGTTTGGTAATTTTATCACATTTTCAGCGGAAAAACTGCCGGAAAATTCCGTAGAATAA